A stretch of the Solanum dulcamara chromosome 6, daSolDulc1.2, whole genome shotgun sequence genome encodes the following:
- the LOC129893160 gene encoding pathogenesis-related protein PR-1-like, with protein sequence MKFLLFFFLIFFLSLITSIQTLNPPSKSLPPLDQTSLKNLKNETIYKISKQLCWNCLGEAIQFLFHHNLVRATKMELPLTWDSNLENYAKWWASSRKEDCRLMHSFPEGDFKLGENIYWGSGNTWTPTDAVNAWADEQKYYDYPSNSCVEGQLCGHYTQIVWKSTRKVGCARVICDSGDVFMTCNYSPPGNYIGEKPY encoded by the coding sequence AtgaagtttcttctcttctttttcctcaTATTTTTCCTTTCATTAATCACCTCCATCCAAACCCTTAACCCCCCCTCAAAATCATTACCACCACTTGATCAAACAAGTTTAAAAAACCTTAAAAATGAAACAATCTACAAAATCTCAAAGCAATTATGTTGGAATTGCTTAGGAGAAGCAATTCAATTCTTGTTTCATCACAATTTAGTGAGAGCAACAAAAATGGAATTACCCTTAACATGGgattcaaatcttgaaaattATGCAAAATGGTGGGCAAGttcaagaaaagaagattgtagactTATGCATTCATTTCCAGAAGGTGATTTTAAATTAGGTGAAAATATTTATTGGGGTAGTGGAAATACTTGGACTCCAACAGATGCTGTTAATGCTTGGGCTGATGagcaaaaatattatgattATCCATCAAATTCTTGTGTTGAAGGGCAATTATGTGGACATTATACACAAATTGTGTGGAAGAGTACTAGAAAAGTTGGATGTGCTAGAGTTATTTGTGATAGTGGTGATGTTTTCATGACTTGTAATTATTCTCCTCCTGGGAATTATATTGGTGAAAAACCTTATTGA